A window of the Canis lupus baileyi chromosome 1, mCanLup2.hap1, whole genome shotgun sequence genome harbors these coding sequences:
- the RBM42 gene encoding RNA-binding protein 42 isoform X3, with the protein MAGAGPAPGLPGAGGPVVPGAGMPGKSGEERLKEMEAEMALFEQEVLGAPVTGIPTAVPAVPTVPTVEAMQVPAAPVIRPIIATNTYQQVQQTLEARAAAAATVVPPMVGGPPFVGPVGFGPGDRSHLDSPEAREAMFLRRAAGGPRPMALRPPHQALVGPPLPGPPGPPMMLPPMARAPGPPLGSMAALRPPLEEPATPRELGLGLGLGLKEKEEAVVAAAAGLEEASAAVAVGAGGAPTGPAVIGPSLPLALAMPLPEPEPLPLPLEVVRGLLPPLRIPELLSLRPRPRPPRPEPPPGLMALEVPEPLGEDKKKGKPEKLKRCIRTAAGSSWEDPSLLEWDADDFRIFCGDLGNEVNDDILARAFSRFPSFLKAKVIRDKRTGKTKGYGFVSFKDPSDYVRAMREMNGKYVGSRPIKLRKSMWKDRNLDVVRKKQKEKKKLGLR; encoded by the exons ATGGCCGGGGCGGGGCCAGCCCCGGGACTCCCGGGTGCAGGAGGACCTGTGGTCCCGGGCGCCGGCATGCCGGGCAAGAGCGGGGAGGAACGCCTGAAGGAGATGGAGGCGGAGATGGCCCT GTTTGAGCAGGAAGTTCTGGGGGCTCCGGTAACCGGCATCCCTACTGCTGTGCCTGCGGTGCCCACGGTCCCCACGGTGGAAGCGATGCAGGTCCCGGCAGCTCCTGTGATCCGCCCAATTATCGCAACCAACACTTACCAGCAG GTCCAACAGACTCTGGAGGCCCGAGCAGCTGCTGCAGCCACAGTGGTTCCTCCGATGGTGGGTGGCCCTCCTTTTGTGGGTCCAG TTGGCTTTGGCCCTGGTGATCGGAGTCACCTGGACAGTCCAGAGGCTCGAGAAGCTATGTTCCTGCGTCGAGCAG CAGGTGGTCCTCGCCCTATGGCCCTGCGGCCCCCTCACCAGGCCCTCGTGGGCCCCCCTCTTCCTGGCCCCCCTGGACCACCTATGATGCTGCCACCAATGGCTcgggccccagggccccccctGGGCTCCATGGCTGCTCTGAGACCTCCCCTG GAAGAGCCAGCAACACCTCgagagctggggctgggcctggggttgggcctgaaagagaaggaagaggcagtGGTGGCTGCAGCAGCCGGGCTGGAAGAGGCTAGCGCAGCAGTGGCTGTTGGGGCAGGAGGTGCCCCCACCGGCCCTGCCGTCATTGGTCCCAGCCTGCCGTTGGCCCTGGCCATGCCTTTGCCTGAGCCTGAGCCCCTGCCTCTACCGCTGGAAGTTGTACGAGGCCTACTGCCCCCACTGCGTATTCCTGAGCTCCTGTCCCTGCGTCCACGACCCCGGCCCCCACGGCCTGAGCCACCCCCTGGCCTCATGGCTCTTGAG GTCCCAGAGCCCTTGGGTGAggacaagaagaaaggaaagccaGAGAAATTGAAACGCTGCATTCGCACAGCAgctgggagcagctgggaggACCCCAGTCTGCTAGAGTGGGATGCAG ATGACTTCCGGATCTTCTGTGGGGACTTGGGCAATGAAGTGAATGATGACATCTTGGCACGAGCCTTCAGCCGCTTCCCATCCTTCCTTAAGGCTAAGGTGATCCGAGACAAGCGCACGGGCAAGACCAAGGGCTATGGCTTTGTCAGCTTTAAGGATCCCAGCGACTACGTGCGCGCCATGCGTGAGATGAATG GGAAGTATGTGGGCTCGCGCCCCATCAAGCTGCGCAAGAGTATGTGGAAGGACCGGAACCTGGACGTGGTACgcaagaagcagaaggagaagaagaaactgGGCCTGAGATAG
- the RBM42 gene encoding RNA-binding protein 42 isoform X2 encodes MAGAGPAPGLPGAGGPVVPGAGMPGKSGEERLKEMEAEMALFEQEVLGAPVTGIPTAVPAVPTVPTVEAMQVPAAPVIRPIIATNTYQQVQQTLEARAAAAATVVPPMVGGPPFVGPVGFGPGDRSHLDSPEAREAMFLRRAAVAPQRAPILRPAFVPHVLQRAAGGPRPMALRPPHQALVGPPLPGPPGPPMMLPPMARAPGPPLGSMAALRPPLEEPATPRELGLGLGLGLKEKEEAVVAAAAGLEEASAAVAVGAGGAPTGPAVIGPSLPLALAMPLPEPEPLPLPLEVVRGLLPPLRIPELLSLRPRPRPPRPEPPPGLMALEVPEPLGEDKKKGKPEKLKRCIRTAAGSSWEDPSLLEWDADDFRIFCGDLGNEVNDDILARAFSRFPSFLKAKVIRDKRTGKTKGYGFVSFKDPSDYVRAMREMNGKYVGSRPIKLRKSMWKDRNLDVVRKKQKEKKKLGLR; translated from the exons ATGGCCGGGGCGGGGCCAGCCCCGGGACTCCCGGGTGCAGGAGGACCTGTGGTCCCGGGCGCCGGCATGCCGGGCAAGAGCGGGGAGGAACGCCTGAAGGAGATGGAGGCGGAGATGGCCCT GTTTGAGCAGGAAGTTCTGGGGGCTCCGGTAACCGGCATCCCTACTGCTGTGCCTGCGGTGCCCACGGTCCCCACGGTGGAAGCGATGCAGGTCCCGGCAGCTCCTGTGATCCGCCCAATTATCGCAACCAACACTTACCAGCAG GTCCAACAGACTCTGGAGGCCCGAGCAGCTGCTGCAGCCACAGTGGTTCCTCCGATGGTGGGTGGCCCTCCTTTTGTGGGTCCAG TTGGCTTTGGCCCTGGTGATCGGAGTCACCTGGACAGTCCAGAGGCTCGAGAAGCTATGTTCCTGCGTCGAGCAG CTGTAGCCCCCCAGAGGGCCCCTATCCTGCGTCCGGCCTTCGTCCCCCACGTGCTACAGAGAGCAG CAGGTGGTCCTCGCCCTATGGCCCTGCGGCCCCCTCACCAGGCCCTCGTGGGCCCCCCTCTTCCTGGCCCCCCTGGACCACCTATGATGCTGCCACCAATGGCTcgggccccagggccccccctGGGCTCCATGGCTGCTCTGAGACCTCCCCTG GAAGAGCCAGCAACACCTCgagagctggggctgggcctggggttgggcctgaaagagaaggaagaggcagtGGTGGCTGCAGCAGCCGGGCTGGAAGAGGCTAGCGCAGCAGTGGCTGTTGGGGCAGGAGGTGCCCCCACCGGCCCTGCCGTCATTGGTCCCAGCCTGCCGTTGGCCCTGGCCATGCCTTTGCCTGAGCCTGAGCCCCTGCCTCTACCGCTGGAAGTTGTACGAGGCCTACTGCCCCCACTGCGTATTCCTGAGCTCCTGTCCCTGCGTCCACGACCCCGGCCCCCACGGCCTGAGCCACCCCCTGGCCTCATGGCTCTTGAG GTCCCAGAGCCCTTGGGTGAggacaagaagaaaggaaagccaGAGAAATTGAAACGCTGCATTCGCACAGCAgctgggagcagctgggaggACCCCAGTCTGCTAGAGTGGGATGCAG ATGACTTCCGGATCTTCTGTGGGGACTTGGGCAATGAAGTGAATGATGACATCTTGGCACGAGCCTTCAGCCGCTTCCCATCCTTCCTTAAGGCTAAGGTGATCCGAGACAAGCGCACGGGCAAGACCAAGGGCTATGGCTTTGTCAGCTTTAAGGATCCCAGCGACTACGTGCGCGCCATGCGTGAGATGAATG GGAAGTATGTGGGCTCGCGCCCCATCAAGCTGCGCAAGAGTATGTGGAAGGACCGGAACCTGGACGTGGTACgcaagaagcagaaggagaagaagaaactgGGCCTGAGATAG
- the RBM42 gene encoding RNA-binding protein 42 isoform X1 has product MAGAGPAPGLPGAGGPVVPGAGMPGKSGEERLKEMEAEMALFEQEVLGAPVTGIPTAVPAVPTVPTVEAMQVPAAPVIRPIIATNTYQQVQQTLEARAAAAATVVPPMVGGPPFVGPVGFGPGDRSHLDSPEAREAMFLRRAAVAPQRAPILRPAFVPHVLQRADSALSSAAGGPRPMALRPPHQALVGPPLPGPPGPPMMLPPMARAPGPPLGSMAALRPPLEEPATPRELGLGLGLGLKEKEEAVVAAAAGLEEASAAVAVGAGGAPTGPAVIGPSLPLALAMPLPEPEPLPLPLEVVRGLLPPLRIPELLSLRPRPRPPRPEPPPGLMALEVPEPLGEDKKKGKPEKLKRCIRTAAGSSWEDPSLLEWDADDFRIFCGDLGNEVNDDILARAFSRFPSFLKAKVIRDKRTGKTKGYGFVSFKDPSDYVRAMREMNGKYVGSRPIKLRKSMWKDRNLDVVRKKQKEKKKLGLR; this is encoded by the exons ATGGCCGGGGCGGGGCCAGCCCCGGGACTCCCGGGTGCAGGAGGACCTGTGGTCCCGGGCGCCGGCATGCCGGGCAAGAGCGGGGAGGAACGCCTGAAGGAGATGGAGGCGGAGATGGCCCT GTTTGAGCAGGAAGTTCTGGGGGCTCCGGTAACCGGCATCCCTACTGCTGTGCCTGCGGTGCCCACGGTCCCCACGGTGGAAGCGATGCAGGTCCCGGCAGCTCCTGTGATCCGCCCAATTATCGCAACCAACACTTACCAGCAG GTCCAACAGACTCTGGAGGCCCGAGCAGCTGCTGCAGCCACAGTGGTTCCTCCGATGGTGGGTGGCCCTCCTTTTGTGGGTCCAG TTGGCTTTGGCCCTGGTGATCGGAGTCACCTGGACAGTCCAGAGGCTCGAGAAGCTATGTTCCTGCGTCGAGCAG CTGTAGCCCCCCAGAGGGCCCCTATCCTGCGTCCGGCCTTCGTCCCCCACGTGCTACAGAGAGCAG ATTCTGCTCTTTCTTCTGCAGCAGGTGGTCCTCGCCCTATGGCCCTGCGGCCCCCTCACCAGGCCCTCGTGGGCCCCCCTCTTCCTGGCCCCCCTGGACCACCTATGATGCTGCCACCAATGGCTcgggccccagggccccccctGGGCTCCATGGCTGCTCTGAGACCTCCCCTG GAAGAGCCAGCAACACCTCgagagctggggctgggcctggggttgggcctgaaagagaaggaagaggcagtGGTGGCTGCAGCAGCCGGGCTGGAAGAGGCTAGCGCAGCAGTGGCTGTTGGGGCAGGAGGTGCCCCCACCGGCCCTGCCGTCATTGGTCCCAGCCTGCCGTTGGCCCTGGCCATGCCTTTGCCTGAGCCTGAGCCCCTGCCTCTACCGCTGGAAGTTGTACGAGGCCTACTGCCCCCACTGCGTATTCCTGAGCTCCTGTCCCTGCGTCCACGACCCCGGCCCCCACGGCCTGAGCCACCCCCTGGCCTCATGGCTCTTGAG GTCCCAGAGCCCTTGGGTGAggacaagaagaaaggaaagccaGAGAAATTGAAACGCTGCATTCGCACAGCAgctgggagcagctgggaggACCCCAGTCTGCTAGAGTGGGATGCAG ATGACTTCCGGATCTTCTGTGGGGACTTGGGCAATGAAGTGAATGATGACATCTTGGCACGAGCCTTCAGCCGCTTCCCATCCTTCCTTAAGGCTAAGGTGATCCGAGACAAGCGCACGGGCAAGACCAAGGGCTATGGCTTTGTCAGCTTTAAGGATCCCAGCGACTACGTGCGCGCCATGCGTGAGATGAATG GGAAGTATGTGGGCTCGCGCCCCATCAAGCTGCGCAAGAGTATGTGGAAGGACCGGAACCTGGACGTGGTACgcaagaagcagaaggagaagaagaaactgGGCCTGAGATAG